One window from the genome of Candidatus Eisenbacteria bacterium encodes:
- a CDS encoding glycosyl transferase, with the protein MVGAREAPASGPRIRTRTPGGRFLSNGRYTVLLTRDGGGRSSVAGLALTRWNADRLEDASGLVFWVRDLAGGAPFTIGAGATAAPGHYHTAWRPGRCSIVREEGGISARLDVCVVPDADAELRRVMLVNRTQRHVTLELTSFAEVVLHVPAADAAHPAFSKLFIQTEYDPEANALLARRRPRGAGESFPWLVHALIEPGPTGFETDRARFTGRVAAGALPEVLATGAPLSGTTGSVLDPVLALRRRVELAPGSRAELTFVLGVAADRSGALALARRWREGRRPVGTFARAASCAREELRALALPAPAAESLQALAAAALYGHPGLRGAGEELAGLAGGEDLRSRLGLRAGHPLVLAREQAGHVTPPLDELGRAARYWAALGLDLEVALAHTGRLAHSAPEGVKLVALDALEAGERAWLTASASAVLDAGPVAAGDEVRSAERIARRMASPAPPPADDGPKHASEPLREWNGFGGFSADGREYVVRMPYQPGRGHRRPPLPWVNVIANERFGFLVSESGSANTWSVNSREHRLTPWNNDPLLDPHGEALWLRDEDSGAFWSPTPGPSPAPADYEARHGFGYTIFRLECSGLAQEVCTFADSHSSVRATRLRVTNRSGRPRRLSAYAYQRLVLGTLAGESARFVTTAHDEAERMLLARNPAAGEFAGRHAFAACVAPEGATRETTCDREAFLGDRGIAVPVAVASGDALDGRAGRTGEPCFAERVTRTVAPGETVEWSFLLGDAADADEARAIVRRLRGPDAVRQALEAAQAFWRELVAGVRIETPAPELDLMVNGWLAYQTLSCRIWGRTAFYQSGGAFGFRDQLQDASSLVALRPDLARAQIVLHAAHQFLEGDVLHWWHPPLSRGLRTRFADDLLWLPYLTAFYVKTTGDWSVLDEPARWLVAPPLAEGEDEVFLAPRDSGRTSDVYEHCCRAVDRSLVTGSHGLPLFGSGDWNDGMNRVGREGRGESVWMGFFLYAILGDFAPLAERRGDSERAARYAACRERLRDALEAGGWDGEWYRRAYYDDGTPLGSKQGDECRIDGLAQAWAVISGAAPLGRATQAMAAAERELVDREGGLIRLLTPPFKDTPHDPGYIKGYVAGVRENGGQYTHAALWFVKALAELGARDRTAELLAMLSPVSHARTPEGVARYRTEPYVIVADVYGEPPHVGRGGWTWYTGSAGWMLRVALESLLGLKREGAILSLRPCVPDEWPGFRLSWRVPGSGESYEFEVRNPSGSAAEVVSASLDGAPVAVHSGELRLPLAGDGKQHWVEVELGARRPSGRSPDAQPGAAPSRPN; encoded by the coding sequence ATGGTGGGAGCACGCGAGGCCCCGGCCTCGGGGCCGCGCATTCGCACGCGCACGCCGGGAGGGCGCTTCCTCTCGAACGGCCGTTACACGGTGCTGCTCACGCGCGACGGCGGCGGCCGGTCGTCCGTCGCCGGCCTCGCGCTCACGCGCTGGAACGCCGACCGACTCGAGGACGCTTCGGGCCTCGTCTTCTGGGTGCGTGACCTCGCGGGCGGAGCGCCGTTCACGATCGGCGCCGGCGCGACGGCCGCGCCCGGGCACTACCACACGGCATGGCGCCCGGGCCGGTGCTCGATCGTGCGGGAGGAGGGAGGGATCTCGGCACGGCTCGACGTGTGCGTCGTCCCCGACGCCGACGCCGAACTGCGGCGGGTGATGCTGGTCAACCGGACGCAGCGCCACGTGACGCTCGAGCTGACCTCTTTCGCGGAGGTCGTGCTGCACGTTCCGGCCGCGGACGCGGCGCATCCCGCGTTCTCGAAGCTGTTCATCCAGACCGAGTACGACCCGGAAGCGAACGCGCTGCTCGCACGCCGCCGTCCGCGCGGCGCCGGTGAATCCTTCCCCTGGCTCGTGCACGCGCTGATCGAGCCGGGCCCGACCGGGTTCGAGACCGACCGTGCACGCTTCACCGGCCGCGTGGCCGCCGGCGCGCTGCCCGAAGTCCTCGCCACCGGCGCGCCGCTCTCGGGCACGACCGGCAGCGTGCTCGATCCTGTGCTCGCGCTGCGGCGCCGCGTCGAACTGGCGCCGGGCTCGCGCGCCGAGCTGACGTTCGTGCTCGGCGTCGCGGCGGACCGGAGCGGCGCGCTCGCGCTCGCCCGGCGCTGGCGGGAGGGGCGCCGGCCGGTCGGCACGTTCGCGCGCGCCGCTTCGTGCGCCCGCGAGGAACTTCGCGCGCTCGCGCTGCCGGCCCCCGCGGCCGAGTCGCTGCAGGCGCTGGCCGCGGCGGCGCTGTACGGTCACCCGGGCCTGCGCGGCGCCGGGGAGGAACTCGCCGGGCTCGCCGGTGGAGAGGACTTGAGGTCTCGTCTCGGCCTTCGCGCCGGACACCCGCTCGTGCTGGCGCGCGAGCAGGCCGGGCACGTCACGCCGCCCCTCGATGAGCTGGGCCGCGCGGCACGCTACTGGGCGGCGCTGGGGCTCGACCTCGAGGTCGCGCTCGCCCACACGGGTCGGCTCGCACACTCCGCGCCGGAGGGCGTGAAGCTGGTCGCGCTCGATGCGCTGGAAGCGGGGGAGCGCGCCTGGCTGACCGCGTCCGCGAGCGCGGTGCTCGACGCCGGGCCGGTCGCGGCCGGCGACGAAGTTCGATCCGCCGAGCGGATCGCACGCCGGATGGCCTCGCCCGCGCCGCCCCCGGCGGACGACGGGCCGAAGCACGCGTCCGAGCCGCTGCGGGAGTGGAACGGATTCGGCGGTTTCAGCGCCGACGGCCGCGAGTACGTCGTGCGCATGCCGTACCAGCCCGGCCGCGGGCATCGCCGGCCGCCCCTGCCGTGGGTCAACGTGATCGCGAACGAGCGCTTCGGCTTTCTCGTCAGCGAGTCCGGATCGGCCAACACCTGGAGCGTCAACAGCCGCGAGCACCGGCTGACGCCCTGGAACAACGACCCGCTGCTCGACCCGCACGGCGAAGCGCTGTGGCTGCGCGACGAGGACTCGGGCGCCTTCTGGTCGCCGACGCCGGGGCCCTCGCCCGCTCCGGCCGACTACGAGGCGCGCCACGGCTTCGGCTACACGATCTTCCGCCTCGAGTGCTCGGGGCTCGCGCAGGAGGTGTGCACCTTCGCCGACTCGCACTCCAGCGTGCGGGCCACGCGACTGCGGGTCACGAACCGTTCGGGCCGGCCGCGCCGGCTTTCCGCGTACGCCTACCAGCGGCTCGTGCTCGGCACGCTCGCCGGCGAAAGCGCGCGGTTCGTGACGACCGCTCACGACGAGGCCGAACGGATGCTGCTGGCGCGCAATCCCGCGGCGGGCGAGTTCGCCGGGCGTCACGCGTTCGCCGCGTGCGTCGCTCCGGAGGGCGCCACACGCGAGACCACCTGCGACCGGGAGGCGTTCCTCGGCGATCGCGGGATCGCCGTGCCGGTGGCGGTCGCCTCGGGCGACGCGCTCGACGGACGCGCGGGCCGCACGGGCGAGCCGTGCTTCGCCGAACGCGTGACCCGCACGGTGGCCCCCGGGGAGACGGTCGAGTGGTCGTTCCTGCTCGGCGACGCGGCCGACGCGGACGAAGCGCGGGCGATCGTGCGCCGCCTGCGCGGGCCGGACGCGGTCCGGCAGGCGCTCGAGGCAGCGCAGGCGTTCTGGAGGGAACTGGTCGCGGGGGTCCGCATCGAGACGCCCGCGCCGGAGCTGGATCTCATGGTCAACGGCTGGCTGGCCTACCAGACGCTGTCGTGCCGGATCTGGGGACGCACGGCCTTCTACCAGTCGGGCGGCGCGTTCGGATTCCGCGACCAGCTGCAGGACGCCAGCTCGCTGGTGGCGCTGCGCCCCGACCTCGCCCGCGCGCAGATCGTGCTGCACGCGGCCCACCAATTCCTCGAGGGTGACGTCCTGCACTGGTGGCACCCGCCGCTCTCGCGCGGCTTGCGCACCCGCTTCGCCGACGACCTGCTGTGGCTTCCGTATCTGACGGCGTTCTACGTGAAGACCACGGGCGACTGGAGCGTGCTCGACGAGCCCGCCCGCTGGCTGGTCGCGCCGCCGCTCGCCGAAGGCGAGGACGAGGTCTTCCTCGCGCCGCGCGACTCCGGCCGCACCTCCGACGTGTACGAGCACTGCTGCCGCGCCGTGGACCGCTCGCTCGTGACGGGTTCGCACGGCCTGCCGCTGTTCGGTTCGGGTGACTGGAACGACGGCATGAACCGCGTCGGCCGCGAAGGCCGGGGGGAGAGCGTGTGGATGGGCTTCTTCCTGTACGCCATCCTCGGCGACTTCGCGCCGCTCGCCGAGCGGCGCGGCGACAGCGAACGGGCGGCGCGCTACGCGGCGTGCCGCGAGCGGCTGCGCGACGCGCTCGAGGCCGGGGGCTGGGACGGCGAGTGGTACCGGCGCGCCTATTACGACGACGGGACGCCGCTCGGATCGAAGCAGGGGGACGAGTGCCGCATCGACGGCCTCGCGCAGGCCTGGGCGGTGATCTCCGGCGCAGCGCCGCTTGGGCGTGCGACGCAGGCGATGGCGGCGGCCGAACGCGAGCTGGTGGATCGCGAGGGCGGGCTCATCCGGCTGCTCACGCCGCCCTTCAAGGACACGCCGCACGATCCCGGCTACATCAAGGGCTACGTGGCCGGCGTGCGGGAGAACGGCGGGCAGTACACGCACGCGGCGCTCTGGTTCGTGAAGGCGCTGGCCGAGCTCGGTGCGCGCGACCGGACGGCGGAGCTGCTCGCGATGCTCAGCCCGGTGAGCCACGCTCGGACGCCCGAGGGCGTCGCCCGCTACCGCACGGAGCCCTACGTGATCGTCGCCGACGTCTACGGCGAGCCACCCCACGTCGGTCGCGGCGGATGGACCTGGTACACGGGCTCGGCGGGCTGGATGCTGCGGGTCGCGCTCGAGTCGCTGCTGGGGCTGAAGCGCGAGGGCGCCATCCTGAGCCTTCGGCCGTGCGTTCCGGACGAATGGCCCGGCTTCCGGCTGAGCTGGCGCGTCCCGGGCAGCGGGGAGTCGTACGAGTTCGAGGTCCGGAACCCGTCCGGCTCGGCGGCCGAAGTCGTTTCGGCCAGCCTCGATGGAGCGCCGGTGGCCGTGCACTCCGGAGAGCTGCGGCTGCCACTCGCGGGTGACGGTAAGCAGCACTGGGTCGAAGTGGAGCTGGGAGCCCGCAGGCCGTCGGGGAGGTCGCCGGACGCCCAGCCCGGAGCTGCACCGTCCAGGCCGAACTGA
- the msrA gene encoding peptide-methionine (S)-S-oxide reductase MsrA has product MTEWGTGVTKHEVATLAGGCFWCLEAVFERLRGVESVVPGYSGGREGPVRYEEVCTGATGHAEVTQVTFDPQVLGYRDLLEVFFAFHDPTTLNRQGADVGTQYRSAIFWHDDSQRDIAEALVRDLAADGVFPAPIVTEVVPLTNFVLAEEWHRGYFRRNPEQPYCAAVIAPKVAKLRRKLAGRLKPEGQPAG; this is encoded by the coding sequence ATGACGGAATGGGGGACGGGCGTGACGAAGCACGAGGTGGCGACGCTGGCGGGTGGCTGTTTCTGGTGTCTCGAGGCCGTGTTCGAGCGGCTGAGGGGCGTCGAGTCGGTCGTCCCGGGCTACTCGGGTGGCCGCGAGGGACCCGTTCGCTACGAGGAAGTCTGCACCGGGGCGACCGGCCATGCCGAGGTCACACAGGTCACCTTTGATCCGCAGGTGCTCGGTTATCGCGATCTGCTCGAGGTGTTCTTCGCCTTCCACGACCCGACGACCCTCAATCGCCAGGGCGCTGATGTCGGCACCCAGTACCGCTCGGCGATCTTCTGGCACGACGATTCGCAGCGGGACATCGCCGAAGCGCTGGTCCGCGACCTGGCCGCCGACGGCGTCTTTCCCGCGCCCATCGTGACCGAGGTGGTTCCGCTCACCAACTTCGTGCTCGCGGAGGAGTGGCACCGGGGCTACTTCCGCCGCAACCCCGAGCAGCCCTACTGCGCGGCCGTGATCGCGCCCAAGGTGGCGAAGCTGCGCCGGAAGCTGGCGGGCCGGCTCAAGCCCGAGGGCCAGCCGGCCGGCTGA
- a CDS encoding DUF4920 domain-containing protein → MKRIVTTLLATALTMAFALAAFAGAEPARFGASVTAKKRTPVAKLASAPHKFAGRTVRIEGTVAEVCQGRGCWVRVRDDKGRTFLARSLDESVLLPRDCAGQFVVLQGVVTALKPAAHAHEEEGEGHACPTPEYVVATQGAELRPSPGK, encoded by the coding sequence ATGAAGCGCATCGTCACGACACTCCTCGCCACGGCGCTGACCATGGCCTTCGCCCTCGCCGCGTTCGCCGGCGCCGAACCCGCCCGTTTCGGCGCGAGCGTCACCGCGAAGAAGCGCACCCCGGTCGCGAAGCTCGCGAGCGCTCCGCACAAGTTCGCCGGGCGAACCGTCCGCATCGAGGGCACGGTGGCCGAAGTCTGCCAGGGCCGCGGCTGCTGGGTGCGGGTCCGTGACGACAAGGGCCGGACCTTCCTCGCCAGGAGCCTCGACGAATCGGTGCTCCTGCCCCGCGACTGCGCAGGGCAGTTCGTCGTGCTGCAGGGCGTCGTGACCGCGCTCAAGCCGGCGGCCCACGCCCACGAGGAAGAGGGCGAGGGCCACGCCTGCCCGACACCCGAATACGTCGTCGCGACCCAGGGCGCGGAACTGCGGCCCTCGCCGGGGAAATGA
- the gdhA gene encoding NADP-specific glutamate dehydrogenase encodes MGVSDVKAGSGPRGISTKDYLVSVIATVRAKNPAEPEFHQAVGEVVESLGLVLERHREYRDARILERLVEPERVVMFRVPWLDDRNEIHVNRGFRIEMNSAIGPYKGGLRFHPSVNLGILKFLAFEQVFKNSLTTLPMGGGKGGSDFDPKGKSDSEVMRFCQSFMTELARHIGPDTDVPAGDIGVGGREIGFLFGQYKRLRNEFTGVLTGKGVNWGGSLIRPEATGYGTVYFADEMIKTRRQSLEGKVCLVSGSGNVSQYTVEKLLDLGARPVSLSDSDGLLHDPDGIDREKLAWVMELKNVRRGRIQEYASRFKGATFTPADPLAASSPLWSIPADCAFPCATQNEINARDAANLVRNGVLLVAEGANMPSTLEATRVFLEAGVLYGPAKAANAGGVATSGLEMAQNSMRMGWSRAEVDDRLHQIMVSIHASAFQTAEKFGTPGNLVNGANIAGFLKVADAMLDQGLV; translated from the coding sequence ATGGGTGTTTCCGACGTGAAGGCAGGCAGCGGGCCCAGGGGCATCTCCACGAAGGACTACCTCGTCAGCGTCATCGCCACCGTCAGGGCCAAGAACCCCGCCGAGCCCGAGTTCCACCAGGCCGTCGGGGAAGTGGTCGAGTCGCTGGGGCTGGTGCTCGAGCGTCATCGCGAGTACCGGGACGCTCGCATCCTCGAGCGGCTCGTCGAGCCGGAGCGTGTCGTCATGTTCCGGGTGCCGTGGCTGGACGACCGCAACGAGATCCACGTGAATCGCGGGTTCCGGATCGAGATGAACAGCGCCATCGGGCCCTACAAGGGCGGCCTGCGCTTCCACCCCTCGGTCAATCTCGGGATCCTCAAGTTCCTCGCCTTCGAGCAGGTGTTCAAGAACTCGCTGACCACGCTTCCCATGGGCGGCGGCAAGGGCGGATCGGACTTCGATCCGAAGGGCAAGAGCGACTCCGAGGTCATGCGGTTCTGCCAGAGCTTCATGACCGAGCTGGCAAGGCATATCGGCCCGGACACCGATGTGCCGGCCGGCGACATCGGCGTCGGCGGCCGGGAGATCGGCTTCCTGTTCGGCCAGTACAAGCGTCTGCGGAACGAGTTCACCGGCGTGCTCACGGGCAAGGGCGTCAACTGGGGCGGCTCGCTGATCCGCCCGGAGGCGACGGGCTACGGAACGGTCTACTTCGCCGACGAGATGATCAAGACCCGCCGGCAATCGCTCGAGGGCAAGGTGTGCCTCGTCTCGGGCAGCGGAAACGTGTCGCAGTACACCGTCGAGAAACTGCTCGACCTCGGCGCCCGGCCCGTTTCGCTGTCGGACTCCGACGGGCTGCTCCACGATCCGGACGGAATCGACCGCGAGAAGCTGGCGTGGGTGATGGAGCTGAAGAATGTCCGGCGCGGACGGATCCAGGAGTACGCGAGCCGCTTCAAGGGCGCGACCTTCACTCCGGCCGACCCGCTCGCGGCCTCCAGCCCGCTGTGGAGCATCCCGGCCGACTGCGCGTTTCCGTGCGCGACGCAGAACGAGATCAACGCGCGCGACGCTGCGAATCTCGTGCGCAACGGCGTCCTGCTGGTGGCCGAGGGCGCGAACATGCCGAGCACGCTCGAAGCCACGCGGGTTTTCCTCGAAGCCGGCGTCCTCTACGGGCCGGCCAAGGCCGCCAACGCGGGAGGCGTGGCCACCTCGGGGCTCGAGATGGCGCAGAACAGCATGCGGATGGGCTGGTCGCGCGCCGAGGTGGACGACCGGCTGCACCAGATCATGGTGAGCATCCACGCCAGCGCCTTCCAGACGGCGGAGAAGTTCGGCACCCCGGGAAATCTCGTGAACGGCGCGAACATCGCCGGCTTTCTCAAGGTGGCGGACGCCATGCTGGATCAGGGGCTCGTCTGA
- a CDS encoding superoxide dismutase — MALAAATLPLSTSRVLASASAPAAGGASAPRTVPGGPFTLPPLPYAYDALEPAIDAQTMRIHHDRHHAAYVANLNKAVAGRGEVEGWSLERLLRDLAQVPEDLRGAVRNQGGGHANHSLFWTQLGRDGARRPSGELATAIERAFGTFEDFHSKFDAAAASVFGSGWAWLVADPGGAVRVLTTANQDSPLSGGAVPLLGLDVWEHAYYLKYQNRRAEYVTAFASVVDWDAISGRYREARKG, encoded by the coding sequence ATGGCGCTCGCAGCCGCCACGCTTCCGCTTTCGACGTCCCGCGTTCTCGCGAGCGCTTCGGCGCCGGCCGCGGGCGGCGCTTCCGCGCCGCGGACCGTGCCCGGCGGGCCGTTCACGCTGCCGCCCCTGCCCTACGCCTACGACGCGCTCGAACCCGCGATCGACGCGCAGACCATGCGGATTCACCACGACCGGCATCACGCGGCCTACGTCGCCAACCTCAACAAGGCGGTCGCCGGCCGCGGGGAAGTCGAAGGCTGGTCGCTCGAGCGACTGCTGCGCGACCTCGCGCAGGTCCCCGAGGACCTTCGCGGCGCGGTGCGCAATCAGGGCGGCGGGCACGCGAACCATTCGCTCTTCTGGACGCAACTCGGGCGCGATGGCGCGCGCCGGCCGTCGGGTGAACTGGCGACGGCGATCGAGCGGGCGTTCGGCACGTTCGAGGATTTCCACTCGAAGTTCGATGCCGCCGCGGCCAGCGTCTTCGGGAGCGGCTGGGCGTGGCTCGTGGCCGATCCGGGCGGGGCGGTCCGCGTGCTGACGACCGCGAACCAGGACTCACCCCTCAGTGGCGGCGCCGTGCCCCTCCTCGGGCTCGACGTCTGGGAACACGCCTACTACCTCAAGTATCAGAACCGCAGGGCGGAATACGTGACCGCGTTCGCGTCGGTCGTGGACTGGGACGCGATCTCGGGCCGCTATCGCGAGGCGCGCAAGGGCTGA
- a CDS encoding cation:proton antiporter, translating into MHDAPDFLRTLAVVLGVAAVTTVVFQRLRQPVVFGYMLAGLIVGPHVPIPLVADSATVHTLSELGIILLMFALGLEFSLRRLVGAGWPVLIVAVLQSTLMLGLGYTAGRLFGWSVLQSIFAGAVIAVSSTTIIIKAFLDQKVQGRVVDLVFGVLIVEDVLSILMLAILVPLSAGGPAAIPVSETLVRLGAFLAGVLLIGMLVVPRLMRFVARMKRPETTLVASIGICFAIALLARSFGYSVALGAFIAGSLVEESGEGKVVSHLVEPVRDMFAAVFFVSVGMLIEPRLVAEHWVAVAIFTLLVVVGKVGAVSVSAFLTGAGIRTALQAGMSLAQIGEFSFILASAGFAAGVMPDYFYAIIVAVSAVTTLLTPWLIRFAEPVAAAVDRNLPRPLQTFVTLHGTWIESLTQRPETSAERARMRRTLQVLAIDALVIAALAIATAELGHGAAALLAARTGLAPGRAQEAVVGAAALLALPFLTGIFRTSRALGQQLSRRAFADPVPGRLDLAAAPRRGMIVAVQLTTVLVVGAPLVAVTQPFLPPFTGLGLLAASLLALLVALWRSVSNLHGHVRAAAEVIVDALGRRARLRGPEGSERALERAYKLLPGLGEPVPVRLVDGDAAVGRELSDLEIRGRTAATIIAISRGEDVVLVPDGHERLQAGDVLALAGTTEAIEAARTLLAHGAEPADGPAG; encoded by the coding sequence ATGCACGACGCTCCCGACTTCCTGCGAACGCTCGCTGTCGTTCTCGGCGTCGCAGCCGTCACGACGGTGGTGTTCCAGCGCCTGCGCCAGCCGGTGGTCTTCGGTTACATGCTCGCCGGCCTGATCGTCGGCCCGCACGTGCCAATCCCGCTCGTCGCCGACTCGGCCACGGTGCACACACTCTCCGAGCTCGGCATCATCCTGCTCATGTTTGCGCTCGGGCTCGAGTTCAGCCTGCGGCGGCTGGTCGGCGCCGGCTGGCCGGTTCTCATCGTCGCCGTGCTCCAGAGCACCCTCATGCTGGGACTCGGCTACACGGCGGGGCGGCTGTTCGGCTGGAGTGTGCTTCAGAGCATCTTCGCGGGCGCGGTCATCGCCGTGTCCTCCACGACGATCATCATCAAGGCGTTCCTCGACCAGAAGGTCCAGGGACGGGTGGTGGACCTGGTGTTCGGTGTTCTCATCGTCGAGGATGTGCTCTCGATCCTGATGCTCGCGATCCTCGTGCCCCTGTCCGCTGGCGGGCCGGCCGCGATTCCGGTCAGCGAGACGCTCGTCCGCCTCGGTGCGTTCCTCGCCGGGGTCCTGTTGATAGGGATGCTCGTCGTTCCGCGCCTGATGCGCTTCGTAGCGCGCATGAAACGGCCGGAGACGACGCTCGTCGCGAGCATCGGCATCTGCTTCGCGATCGCGCTGCTGGCACGCTCGTTCGGATACTCGGTCGCGCTCGGGGCGTTTATCGCTGGCTCGCTCGTCGAGGAGTCCGGCGAGGGGAAGGTCGTGTCGCATCTGGTCGAGCCGGTGCGCGACATGTTCGCAGCCGTGTTCTTCGTCTCCGTCGGAATGCTCATCGAACCCCGGCTGGTCGCGGAGCACTGGGTTGCCGTCGCGATTTTCACGCTGCTGGTCGTGGTAGGCAAGGTGGGGGCGGTCTCGGTGAGCGCGTTTCTGACCGGCGCCGGCATCCGAACGGCACTGCAGGCGGGCATGAGCCTCGCGCAGATCGGCGAGTTCTCGTTTATCCTCGCCAGCGCGGGCTTCGCCGCGGGCGTGATGCCGGATTACTTCTACGCCATTATCGTCGCCGTCTCCGCCGTGACCACGCTGCTCACGCCCTGGCTCATCCGCTTCGCCGAGCCGGTCGCGGCCGCGGTGGACCGCAACCTGCCACGCCCGCTTCAGACGTTCGTGACGCTGCACGGCACCTGGATCGAGAGCCTGACGCAGCGTCCCGAGACGTCAGCTGAGCGCGCGCGCATGCGGCGCACGTTGCAGGTGCTGGCGATCGACGCGCTCGTGATCGCGGCGCTGGCCATCGCCACCGCGGAACTCGGTCACGGCGCCGCGGCATTGCTGGCCGCGCGCACGGGCCTGGCGCCCGGGCGCGCGCAGGAGGCGGTGGTCGGGGCCGCGGCACTGCTCGCGCTGCCGTTCCTCACCGGCATCTTCCGCACGAGCAGAGCCCTGGGCCAGCAGCTGTCTCGTCGCGCATTTGCGGATCCCGTCCCGGGACGGCTCGATCTTGCGGCCGCCCCGCGCCGGGGCATGATCGTCGCCGTCCAGCTCACCACGGTGCTCGTGGTCGGCGCGCCGCTCGTCGCGGTGACGCAGCCCTTCCTGCCGCCCTTCACCGGGCTCGGCCTGCTCGCAGCTTCTCTGCTCGCGCTGCTTGTGGCGCTCTGGCGCTCAGTCTCAAACCTGCATGGACACGTGCGCGCAGCCGCCGAGGTGATCGTGGACGCGCTCGGTCGTCGCGCGCGCCTACGAGGCCCCGAAGGCTCCGAGCGGGCCCTGGAACGCGCCTACAAGTTGCTGCCCGGGCTCGGCGAACCAGTGCCGGTTCGGCTTGTGGACGGAGACGCCGCCGTCGGACGCGAGCTCTCGGATCTCGAGATTCGCGGCCGTACCGCGGCCACGATCATCGCCATTTCGCGGGGTGAGGATGTCGTGCTGGTGCCCGACGGTCACGAAAGGCTGCAGGCAGGGGATGTTCTCGCGCTCGCGGGCACGACAGAAGCCATCGAGGCGGCCAGGACGCTTCTCGCGCACGGGGCCGAGCCTGCGGACGGGCCCGCCGGCTGA
- a CDS encoding sigma-70 family RNA polymerase sigma factor, whose product MAAPTGDDERPRATPPLETTAWLLDRARGGDDRARERLVARVLPPLQAWAHRRLPPRARDLADTDDLVQVAILRALRHLDTFESRGEGALLAYLRQVLLNLVRDEVRRAGTRRPGEPVSDSLPDRAPSQLEELVGRETLARYEAGLAKLSAEQREAVILKVEMGYSNPEIAEALGRPSADAARVFVARALARLAEVMHEPS is encoded by the coding sequence ATGGCCGCACCCACGGGTGACGACGAGCGTCCCCGAGCCACACCGCCGCTGGAGACCACGGCGTGGCTGCTGGACCGGGCGCGGGGTGGCGACGACCGCGCGCGCGAGCGTCTCGTGGCGCGCGTGCTGCCTCCCCTGCAGGCCTGGGCGCACCGGCGGCTGCCGCCGCGGGCGAGGGACCTGGCCGACACCGACGATCTCGTGCAGGTGGCGATCCTCCGCGCGCTGCGTCACCTCGACACGTTCGAGAGCCGCGGCGAGGGGGCGCTGCTCGCCTACCTGCGGCAGGTGCTGCTCAACCTCGTGCGCGACGAGGTCCGCCGCGCCGGGACCCGCCGTCCCGGCGAGCCCGTCTCCGACTCGCTTCCCGATCGCGCGCCCTCGCAGCTGGAGGAACTGGTCGGCCGCGAGACGCTCGCACGCTACGAGGCGGGACTGGCGAAGCTGTCCGCGGAGCAGCGCGAGGCCGTGATTCTCAAGGTCGAAATGGGCTACTCGAATCCCGAGATCGCCGAGGCGCTCGGGCGCCCATCGGCGGACGCGGCGCGGGTGTTCGTCGCGCGCGCGCTCGCGCGGCTGGCCGAGGTCATGCATGAACCCTCCTGA